In Babesia microti strain RI chromosome IV, complete genome, the sequence ACCTTACCAATGTTGCCATCTAATCCCAAATTAGGGCTGGCCTTAGGGTCAGTGTGATGAGCCATTAATTCCgttacaattttaattggACTCACCCCGCAGTTTTGTGCCAAAGTTCTAGGGATGACCAAAAATGCATCAGAGATGGCTTTGTATGCATATTTAGAAATGTCCGAAATTAATTCCGCCTTCTCCAATAGCCTAGCTGAAACTTGTGCTTCTGTAGCTCCGCCTCCAGGGCACAGAGCTGGATCTATTAGAATATTTCTAGCTACATTCATTGCATCATGCATATTCCTGAGTCAATTGTATCATATTGTAATAAAGAAATCgcattaaattaattatcaaataacaACTATATGCTAGTGAAGTTAACATTTGTTTATTGAATACCATTAGATAAATAATCTTCAATAATagtataaatacatttatttatagcAAAATAAATCTATAATTAGTtcatgtaatttatttaatttccattaggtaattaataaaattatttattgtacaatagtTCAGTCATTAagtcaaataaataattgctcTTTAGCAATCAACAAAATGTAAGCATATACATTATTGTTAAGACATTAATACATGATataaattgccaaatgTATTTGTCAGATAATGTACTAATAAGtaattttcatatatttgCTATTAATATATGCAAGTAGATACCCACCTCTCTATCTCATTCAGAATATCTTTGGACGAGCCACGTAACAAAATGGTGCATGCCTTGGGGTCTTTGCATTTGATGAAGAAGGAATAATAATCATCGCCAATTTTAGAGACTTGGAAAAGTCCACATTTGAGGCCAACATCCTTCTCCAGGGCCTCCTCGGTACGATTAACAATTGTAGCGCCACAAGCTTTTGCCAGCCTGTTGGCATCTGTTTTCCTAACTCGCCTAAGCACGCTAATGCCAGCCTTCAACAAATAATGTTGAGCCAAATCGCTAACGCCTATATCACTCACGATTTACCTTTTTCAGTGACAACCACATTACACCCTGTGGCAATGATGTCTTGGCACATTGTCTTTACTTCCAACTCTTCTTGTTCCAAGAGTTTGGCCCAATCCTCTTCCTTGGTTATCTCCACATTGGTCTGACTCTCCCCCTTCTTGTATTCCAACGTACAGTCTagaattaatattttgggGTTCTCAATAGTCCTCTTCATTTGCCCATGAGTTACATCTTTATTGATCATTATCCCGTCCAATACTTTTGAATCCTCAAGATTTCCCCCGggaattttttcaattttagcaTATCTCTTTAGATCTATGGATTTCTTTCCATTAGGCAAAACACACTGTACGGTAAGTGCTGCCTTTAGAGACAAATCACAAATCAAATTCCCCCATCTACTGGAAAATTTGGTATCTAAACACGATACCACTGCATTTTCCAGACTTTTTTGACACTGTACATCAATTTTGGTGGAAATATTTCTCACAATCTCTTGTGCATCAGCTAGGGCCTTAATAAACCCGGAAATGATAATTGTTGGGTGTATTTCCTGTTTAATCAATGGTTCTGCACATGCTAACACTTGCCCAGCTATAATCACTGCACTTGTAGTACCATCGCCAACTTCCTCATCCTGAGATCTGCTCAGCTCAATCAAACTCTTGGCTGCAGGATTTGCCACATCgatctaaataaacaattacattACCTCGCGTAGTATAGCGTTGCCATCGTTGGTAATAACGATTCCGTCCATGGGATCGATCAACATCTTAAGCATAGCCCTGGGTCCCAATGTGGTTCGTACAATTTCACTAACAGCCTTGCTGGCCTAAGTAAACTAATTTGTACCTGTATTGTGGATAGTTGGACAGATCGACCAAATTCCCTTTTGGTGTTTGGTCTGAAAATCAACACTTGTTGCCCCTGCTCACTCATCAtgcataaaaatttcactagtatcaatattttcaaaatttttcacTATTTCCAGAAATACAACTATTTACTGGGAACAGTATCTATCTGTATCAAATGTATACGAGCGAGATTAACAGTGGGGTATACGCACTCCCACCCAAACATACAACCAACATCTACAACcaataatcaaataaacAGCTAActaacaaataatttaacagTAGACTTCATTTAGCCGGCACATCACAGTCACAAGGTGGGCAAATATAACACATTATAGCGTTGTGACTAAGATTCCATTTTTACCACTCTCCCTAAACCACCTACCAAACTTGTGATTTGTGCCTACTACCGAAAATGCTACATTTCCTAATGTTTTAATGCCATTAACTACCCCGTCAATTACATTATCCTTTACTACCTCACTTATTTCCATGCTTGCGTCTTGCTCATCGACTGTACAGTAACTTATATTGTTTTGATCACCAATTCTAGCGCCAAACAGTAGTTTGTTGTTGTAGAAAGCGATAGCAGTGACCCAGTTTCCAATGCATAATCTTTTTATTGGTGCCTTTTTGCCCTTCTGAAACACATAAATGTTGCCTTGATCATCACCTGAAGCGAAATTTTTTCTTCCAATTGGTACACAACACTCACCCCCTCCGTTGTAAATGTGGTGGCTATTTGAATTAATGTTCCATAGTCTAGTGGTACGATCGCTGCCTgttgttaataatttatcttgACCTAGCGAAATCATGTCATTAATACACCCTACGTGCCCCTTGGATTCGTTCAAATGGACACAAGTATTTCGCAGGTCCCACTGGAGAATTGTGCCATCAGAGCCGCAACTGTATATGTAATTGTCATAATCTAGTTTTTTGACGTCGCCATACAAATcgatattatcaattaacTCATGCGTTGGTGTTTCACAGTGGCAAATGCCAGTGACATATCCCTTGTGTGCTATGAAGCTATGCGATTTTCCTTGTCTAACGTCCCAAATGACGATTTTACCATCTGTACAACCAGAAAATACCACATTTTCAGCCAACAAGGCACTAGCTATATTGCTGCTAGGCAGATCAGATTTAAGGTAATCATTCCTAGTACCTTTAAGGCTACTTACAATTTTCAAGTTGTGTAGGTCCCATAATAGAACAGTACAATCCTTACCACCGGTAGCGCATTTGGGCCCAGAATTGGTCAATTTGGCATCTATGCAAGTGGCACAGTTCCGATGGCCCCGTCTAAAAGTGATGTCTTGGTTGTATTTGAAACTTTCTATGAGGTGTCGATCTTCATCCATTTCCAAGTCGGAGAGGGAATGATCTTCCATTTCAATACATTCCATTTTGTCAAAGTTACCAATCAACTCGCTATATGCGTGGTTCTTTGTACTCATCATGGCGGTGTTTGTAACTATTTAATTGCAACTGTGAATATGTTTTATATCTAAACTGCAATATGGGTATTTTAACTAATTGTGGTGTTAAATTGTcgtatatttattcaatttgtcTCAGGGCGGGACTGAATAGTTAAGAATCTAACCAGAATTAGCCCTATACGAAGGCCGCATCAGTTTTGTGCAAGTGTGGATGGAATGTGCTGTGGCATATGGGTCAAATGGTTGTTTGAGCATTTCAATCCCCTCAGGAAATGTACAATTGACAATTAAGGTattacaattgttatttagggGGGTAGAAAGTGTTATGCCAATGGGTTCGTCCAAATAAATGGTGCCTATTACGCATCTTGCAGCGAAAAGGCTGTTTTAGATATAGTTAGTAATGGAGAAATTCGTACTATTGCACTTCCAGAGTTGGTAATTTTACCTTAATTTAGTGTCCAGTATTAAAATCCATCCCGAATTCGACTCTGGTGGCTGGATCTGATAGCggaaaaatttatttttggaATACAATAGATGGCAGCCTAATTGGAACATTTAAACCGCATTCAAAACCCATAACTTGCATAGATTTTGACCAATCATTCAATACAGTTTTGACGGGATCAATGGATTCGTCATTGAAGCTATTTTGTCAACCCTTAGTAGATTGTAAAGAAGTTGCAATATTTTACGGGCATTTGGCGCCAATTATTAGTGTAAATCTCTCCTAATTTAGTGCGCTAATTTAATAAAGtacaaat encodes:
- a CDS encoding hypothetical protein (overlaps_old_locusTagID:BBM_III09480), producing the protein MSTKNHAYSELIGNFDKMECIEMEDHSLSDLEMDEDRHLIESFKYNQDITFRRGHRNCATCIDAKLTNSGPKCATGGKDCTVLLWDLHNLKIVSSLKGTRNDYLKSDLPSSNIASALLAENVVFSGCTDGKIVIWDVRQGKSHSFIAHKGYVTGICHCETPTHELIDNIDLYGDVKKLDYDNYIYSCGSDGTILQWDLRNTCVHLNESKGHVGCINDMISLGQDKLLTTGSDRTTRLWNINSNSHHIYNGGGECCVPIGRKNFASGDDQGNIYVFQKGKKAPIKRLCIGNWVTAIAFYNNKLLFGARIGDQNNISYCTVDEQDASMEISEVVKDNVIDGVVNGIKTLGNVAFSVVGTNHKFGRWFRESGKNGILVTTL
- a CDS encoding T-complex protein 1 subunit gamma (overlaps_old_locusTagID:BBM_III09475); this translates as MMSEQGQQVLIFRPNTKREFGRSVQLSTIQASKAVSEIVRTTLGPRAMLKMLIDPMDGIVITNDGNAILREIDVANPAAKSLIELSRSQDEEVGDGTTSAVIIAGQVLACAEPLIKQEIHPTIIISGFIKALADAQEIVRNISTKIDVQCQKSLENAVVSCLDTKFSSRWGNLICDLSLKAALTVQCVLPNGKKSIDLKRYAKIEKIPGGNLEDSKVLDGIMINKDVTHGQMKRTIENPKILILDCTLEYKKGESQTNVEITKEEDWAKLLEQEELEVKTMCQDIIATGCNVVVTEKGVSDLAQHYLLKAGISVLRRVRKTDANRLAKACGATIVNRTEEALEKDVGLKCGLFQVSKIGDDYYSFFIKCKDPKACTILLRGSSKDILNEIERNMHDAMNVARNILIDPALCPGGGATEAQVSARLLEKAELISDISKYAYKAISDAFLVIPRTLAQNCGVSPIKIVTELMAHHTDPKASPNLGLDGNIGKVCDVVKENIWDTCAVKLQIYKSAIEAACMLLRIDDIVSGIKKQGGDDNVPKKPVEDFQSHIDS